The following are from one region of the Stanieria cyanosphaera PCC 7437 genome:
- the petM gene encoding cytochrome b6-f complex subunit PetM: MSAESMLFNGAILCIVLILVGLAWGFLLLKIQGGEAE; the protein is encoded by the coding sequence ATGAGTGCAGAGAGTATGTTGTTTAACGGAGCGATTTTGTGTATCGTTCTAATTTTAGTAGGATTAGCTTGGGGCTTTTTACTACTAAAAATCCAAGGTGGCGAAGCAGAATAA
- a CDS encoding alpha/beta fold hydrolase, producing the protein MFNYFQTKTIETSGAKINLVIGGQGEPLLLLHGYPQTHLMWHKIAHLLAEDFTVIATDLRGYGASSKPPGEPDHSNYAKRVMAQDQVEVMFQLGYETFALVGHDRGARVAHRLTLDYPTKVKKLALLDILPTYELYANSDREFATAYYHWFFLIQPYPFPETLISNNAEYFLRHCLSQWSKVDDAFTQATIAEYLLYFDDWATIHSTCEDYRAAASIDSIHDQLNREQKITCPLLVLWGKQGIIGKKYDILASWTAKAINVQGKGLNCGHFLPEEAPNETYSALRNFLVV; encoded by the coding sequence ATGTTTAATTACTTTCAAACCAAAACGATTGAAACTAGCGGGGCAAAAATTAACTTAGTTATTGGTGGACAAGGAGAACCTCTTTTGTTACTGCATGGTTATCCGCAAACTCATTTGATGTGGCATAAAATCGCTCACTTATTAGCTGAGGATTTTACTGTGATTGCTACTGATTTACGAGGTTATGGTGCTAGTTCTAAACCACCAGGAGAACCAGATCATAGCAACTATGCTAAACGAGTCATGGCACAAGATCAAGTTGAGGTGATGTTTCAATTAGGTTATGAAACATTTGCTTTAGTTGGTCACGACCGCGGTGCAAGAGTAGCTCATCGTCTTACTTTAGATTATCCTACCAAAGTTAAAAAATTAGCTCTTTTAGATATTTTACCCACCTACGAACTTTATGCCAATAGCGATCGCGAATTTGCTACGGCTTACTATCATTGGTTTTTTTTAATTCAACCCTATCCTTTTCCTGAAACTTTAATTAGTAATAATGCAGAATATTTTTTACGTCATTGTTTGAGTCAATGGAGTAAAGTAGACGATGCTTTTACCCAAGCAACCATAGCAGAATATCTTCTTTATTTTGACGATTGGGCAACTATTCATAGTACCTGTGAAGATTATCGTGCTGCTGCTAGTATCGATTCAATTCATGACCAATTAAATAGAGAGCAAAAAATCACTTGTCCTCTTTTAGTTTTATGGGGAAAACAAGGCATAATTGGGAAAAAATATGATATTTTAGCAAGCTGGACAGCTAAAGCAATTAATGTTCAAGGAAAGGGGCTTAATTGTGGTCATTTTTTACCTGAAGAAGCCCCCAACGAAACTTATTCAGCTTTAAGAAATTTTTTAGTTGTTTAA
- the psb29 gene encoding photosystem II biogenesis protein Psp29: MNEIAVGNKTTDNIRTVSDAKRDFYQHHTRPINSVYRRVVEELLVEMHLLSVNVDFKSDPIYYLGVVTSFERLMQGYRPEQDKESIFNALCRAVGEDPERNRAQAGSLLNLAKNKSPQELVAWLSEPTPLENYHDIIEPIKAIASNPHFKYSRLFAIGLYTLLEESDPEILKDVSKRNEILESIATQLHLPGEKMNKDLELYRSNLEKMEQLLSVIEDVLQAGRKQKNQPKPEPETAE, encoded by the coding sequence ATGAACGAAATTGCGGTGGGTAACAAAACAACAGATAATATCCGAACTGTCTCTGATGCAAAAAGAGATTTTTATCAACATCATACTCGTCCGATTAATTCAGTTTATCGACGGGTAGTAGAAGAATTATTAGTAGAAATGCATTTATTATCTGTCAATGTAGATTTTAAAAGCGATCCTATTTATTATTTAGGTGTGGTCACCTCTTTTGAACGTTTAATGCAAGGTTATCGACCAGAACAAGATAAAGAGTCAATTTTTAATGCTCTTTGTCGAGCCGTTGGAGAAGATCCAGAAAGAAATAGAGCGCAAGCAGGAAGTTTACTTAATCTTGCTAAAAATAAATCTCCTCAAGAATTAGTTGCTTGGCTTAGTGAACCCACACCATTAGAAAATTATCATGATATCATAGAACCAATTAAAGCGATCGCGTCTAATCCTCATTTTAAATATAGTCGTTTATTTGCGATCGGTCTTTACACTCTTTTAGAAGAATCTGATCCTGAAATTCTGAAAGATGTCAGTAAACGTAACGAGATTCTGGAAAGTATAGCTACTCAACTTCATCTTCCAGGAGAAAAAATGAACAAAGACTTGGAACTATATCGCAGTAATTTAGAAAAAATGGAACAACTACTCAGTGTGATCGAAGATGTTCTACAAGCCGGTCGTAAACAAAAAAATCAACCCAAACCAGAACCAGAAACTGCTGAATAG
- a CDS encoding cation:proton antiporter domain-containing protein, giving the protein MEQNFAQFITSPIVSFTLLLLVILTLPPIFEKLRLPGLVGLLFAGVILGSDGLGLLDPKSETIKLLSDIGKIYLMFVAGLEIDLADFRKTKNRSLGFGFATFIIPLTCGTLIGLLFGMNLNASVLIGSLLASHTLLAYPIVNRLGIVNNQAVTVTIGATIFTDISALLVLAICISINAGEFTPLSLVIQLVTLGIYSAIVLFGFDWAGKEYFRRTGNQESNQFLFILLAVFLAAVGAQIIDVENIVGAFLAGLAVNDVVGKSQVKEKVEFVGSTLFIPCFFVGMGLLLDISGFIKTLSSELPLTLAIVGGLILSKFLAAFVVKLLYHYSWDETITMWSLSLPQVAATLAAALVGLNAGVISQSVFNTVIVLMLVTSILGPILTDKFARKLTVANNNLANQDFVLNLDLDNSNPVVDSGFLSPDVAAQLSPQTNQFLASQTSQAEQTLNLNDTSPSPLFRVVVPVANPQTERYLIEMGALIARHESGIVIPVSIAKAQVNMDDPDLTKAIQHSRQLLKNALTVTEDFKIPGKPVIRIDDDIVQGITRTAREHNASLIIMGWSQTNRLRSRLLGPNLSRLFGNVIDSVFWCSHCPVAVMRLLTQPTNIQQILVPVKNITSETLRVIRFAQIFAEANQSAITLFHVSDRKTSKEELKSFKTQLKSMVEYLQPNIEVMIKTTRNNDVAKAIIERAQSYDLIILRSVRRRTVAGLAVSDVSESVMNNLNCSLVLFGEPYSS; this is encoded by the coding sequence ATGGAACAAAACTTTGCCCAATTTATTACTAGTCCGATAGTTTCTTTTACCCTGCTACTGTTAGTCATTCTGACTCTACCACCAATCTTTGAAAAATTGCGACTTCCCGGATTAGTAGGATTGTTGTTTGCTGGGGTTATTCTTGGTTCTGATGGATTGGGATTACTAGATCCTAAAAGCGAAACAATTAAGTTGCTATCAGATATCGGCAAAATTTATTTGATGTTCGTCGCAGGCTTAGAAATAGATTTAGCTGATTTTCGTAAAACTAAAAATCGTTCGCTAGGATTTGGATTTGCTACTTTTATAATCCCTTTAACTTGTGGTACGCTAATCGGACTGTTATTTGGGATGAATTTAAATGCTTCAGTTCTCATCGGTTCTTTGCTAGCTTCCCATACTCTGTTGGCTTATCCGATTGTCAATCGTTTAGGAATAGTCAATAATCAGGCAGTTACAGTTACAATTGGGGCGACAATTTTTACTGATATTTCTGCCTTATTAGTTTTAGCTATCTGTATCTCAATTAATGCAGGAGAATTTACTCCCCTAAGTTTAGTAATTCAGTTAGTTACCCTAGGAATTTATAGTGCAATAGTTTTATTTGGTTTTGATTGGGCGGGTAAAGAGTATTTTCGTCGCACAGGAAATCAAGAAAGTAATCAATTTTTATTTATTCTCTTAGCAGTATTTTTAGCTGCGGTTGGAGCGCAAATTATTGATGTAGAAAATATTGTCGGTGCATTTTTAGCAGGATTAGCAGTAAATGATGTAGTTGGAAAAAGTCAGGTTAAAGAAAAAGTTGAATTTGTCGGTAGTACCTTATTTATTCCTTGTTTTTTTGTGGGAATGGGTTTATTACTTGATATTAGTGGCTTTATCAAAACTCTTAGTTCAGAGCTTCCCTTAACCCTTGCCATTGTTGGTGGACTCATTCTAAGTAAATTTTTGGCTGCATTTGTAGTGAAGTTACTGTATCACTACAGTTGGGATGAAACAATTACCATGTGGTCTTTATCTTTACCCCAGGTAGCTGCTACTTTAGCTGCTGCTTTAGTCGGTTTAAATGCTGGAGTAATTAGTCAATCAGTTTTTAATACAGTAATTGTTTTAATGCTGGTTACGTCTATTTTGGGTCCAATTTTAACGGATAAATTTGCTCGTAAACTAACCGTTGCCAATAATAATTTAGCTAATCAAGATTTTGTTCTCAATTTAGACCTGGATAATTCTAATCCTGTGGTTGATTCAGGGTTTTTATCTCCCGATGTTGCTGCTCAATTGAGTCCTCAGACAAATCAATTTTTAGCTTCTCAAACATCTCAAGCAGAACAAACTCTTAATCTTAATGACACCTCTCCTTCTCCTCTATTTCGAGTGGTTGTACCAGTTGCTAATCCTCAAACAGAGAGATATTTGATTGAAATGGGTGCTTTAATTGCTCGCCATGAATCAGGAATAGTTATTCCTGTTTCGATCGCTAAAGCACAGGTTAATATGGACGATCCTGATTTAACCAAAGCTATTCAACACAGTCGCCAATTATTAAAAAATGCTTTAACTGTTACTGAAGACTTTAAAATTCCAGGAAAACCAGTGATTAGGATTGATGATGATATTGTTCAGGGTATTACCCGCACTGCTAGAGAACATAACGCCAGTTTAATTATCATGGGTTGGAGTCAAACCAATCGTTTGCGCTCAAGACTATTAGGACCAAATCTTTCACGTTTGTTTGGTAATGTGATTGATAGTGTCTTTTGGTGTTCCCATTGTCCTGTGGCTGTAATGCGGTTGTTAACTCAACCAACTAATATCCAACAAATTTTAGTTCCTGTTAAAAATATTACCTCTGAAACTTTACGAGTTATTCGTTTTGCTCAAATTTTTGCAGAAGCAAATCAATCCGCGATTACTTTGTTTCATGTTAGTGACCGTAAAACTTCCAAGGAAGAATTAAAATCTTTTAAAACTCAACTCAAAAGCATGGTTGAATATCTGCAACCAAATATCGAGGTGATGATTAAAACTACTCGTAATAATGATGTTGCCAAAGCAATTATTGAACGCGCTCAGAGTTATGACCTGATTATACTACGCTCTGTACGTCGTCGTACTGTAGCTGGATTAGCAGTAAGTGATGTGAGTGAAAGTGTGATGAACAATCTCAACTGTTCTTTAGTTTTATTTGGTGAACCTTATTCTAGTTAA
- a CDS encoding DUF6671 family protein has protein sequence MNHQTKDHSWLMNRTAVLATMHQKEQVIAPLFAQEFGVKVIVPENFNSDRFGTFTRDIPRVGNQLAAARRKAEVVLELTGETLALASEGAFFPHPHLPFLACDRELVLLLDRVNNLEIVGEQLSTETNYNHRYVKNSAEALEFAQQIGFPEHSLVVMSDPDTNRQEEIFKGINQPKTLIEIVDFLLQKNAQDTVYLETDLRAMCNPTRMQVIKQATLNLIQKIAQLCPQCGCPGFDQIEQKQGLPCAWCHFPTNLILAEIHQCQKCQFQETRIYPQGKKFAEPGYCLYCNP, from the coding sequence ATGAATCACCAAACTAAAGATCATTCTTGGTTGATGAATCGTACTGCTGTTTTAGCAACTATGCATCAAAAAGAACAAGTAATTGCTCCTCTTTTTGCTCAAGAATTTGGAGTCAAAGTCATTGTACCAGAAAACTTTAATAGCGATCGCTTTGGAACATTTACTAGAGATATTCCTAGAGTGGGTAATCAATTGGCAGCAGCCCGTCGTAAAGCAGAAGTGGTTTTAGAATTAACAGGAGAAACTTTAGCTTTAGCTAGTGAAGGAGCATTTTTTCCCCATCCTCATTTGCCTTTTCTTGCTTGCGATCGCGAATTAGTTTTATTATTAGACCGAGTTAATAATCTGGAAATAGTAGGAGAACAATTATCTACAGAAACTAATTATAATCATCGCTACGTAAAAAATAGTGCAGAAGCTTTAGAATTTGCTCAACAGATTGGTTTTCCTGAGCATAGTTTAGTAGTAATGTCTGACCCCGATACTAACAGACAGGAAGAAATTTTCAAAGGAATCAATCAACCAAAAACATTAATCGAAATAGTTGATTTCCTCTTACAAAAAAATGCTCAAGACACAGTCTATCTAGAAACAGATTTACGAGCTATGTGCAATCCTACTCGAATGCAAGTAATTAAACAAGCGACCCTTAATTTAATTCAAAAAATTGCTCAATTATGCCCTCAATGTGGTTGTCCTGGATTTGATCAGATTGAACAAAAGCAAGGTTTACCTTGTGCTTGGTGTCATTTTCCGACTAACTTAATTTTGGCTGAAATACATCAATGTCAAAAATGCCAATTTCAAGAAACTAGAATATATCCCCAGGGTAAAAAATTTGCAGAGCCTGGTTATTGTTTATACTGTAATCCTTAG
- a CDS encoding cation:proton antiporter: MINLIVNEFAALTNILPTPILATATESADATMVLTSVLLSLVVIYLASKLGGEISRYFDLPPVLGELVGGVIVGVSAFHLIVFPETGAAASDSVLMTILQGIGGLNPESAESVFAAQSEVISVLAELGVIILLFEIGLESDLRELQKVGYQAAIVAVVGVAVPFAAGTIGLMLIFGMPAIPAIFAGAALTATSIGITSKVLSELGHLKSKEGQIIVGAAVIDDVLGIIVLAVVASLAKTGEIDFLNVVYLIVSATVFLLGAIFLGKFFNKSFIAIADKLQTRGNLVIPALVFAFSMAFIANAIHLEAILGAFAAGLVLDETDKRKELDQQVIPIADILVPIFFVTVGAKADLGVLNPAIAENREGLVIAAFLIVVAIIGKVITGWAVFNQPQINRLAIGIGMIPRGEVGLVFAGIGSASGVLSKPLEAAIIIMVILTTFLAPPLLRWAFKGDEEAIEQADLAES; the protein is encoded by the coding sequence ATGATTAATTTAATAGTTAATGAATTTGCTGCTTTAACCAATATTTTACCAACTCCAATTCTGGCAACTGCAACCGAATCTGCTGATGCGACGATGGTTTTAACCTCAGTTTTACTCAGTTTGGTGGTAATTTATCTAGCTAGTAAACTAGGAGGAGAAATTTCTCGGTATTTTGATTTACCTCCGGTACTAGGAGAATTAGTCGGTGGTGTAATTGTCGGGGTTTCTGCTTTTCATTTAATTGTCTTTCCTGAAACAGGTGCAGCAGCTAGTGATTCTGTCTTAATGACCATTTTACAAGGGATTGGTGGTTTAAATCCTGAAAGTGCAGAGAGTGTTTTTGCTGCCCAAAGTGAAGTTATTTCAGTTTTAGCCGAACTTGGGGTAATTATTCTTTTATTTGAAATTGGTTTAGAGTCAGATTTAAGAGAATTACAAAAAGTTGGTTATCAAGCAGCTATTGTTGCTGTGGTAGGAGTTGCTGTTCCTTTTGCTGCTGGTACGATTGGTTTAATGTTAATTTTTGGGATGCCTGCCATTCCCGCTATTTTTGCAGGTGCTGCTTTAACTGCTACCAGTATTGGTATTACTTCCAAAGTACTTTCGGAATTAGGTCATCTTAAATCTAAAGAAGGTCAAATTATTGTTGGTGCTGCGGTAATTGATGACGTTCTTGGTATTATCGTTTTAGCGGTAGTTGCTAGTTTGGCAAAAACAGGGGAAATAGATTTTCTCAATGTAGTTTATTTAATTGTTAGTGCTACAGTCTTTCTTCTTGGTGCTATCTTTTTAGGTAAGTTTTTTAATAAAAGTTTTATTGCGATCGCGGATAAACTACAAACTAGAGGTAATTTAGTTATTCCTGCGCTTGTTTTTGCTTTTTCAATGGCATTTATCGCTAATGCCATTCATTTGGAAGCTATTTTAGGTGCTTTTGCTGCGGGTTTAGTTCTAGATGAAACTGATAAACGCAAAGAATTGGATCAACAGGTAATTCCTATTGCTGATATTTTAGTGCCAATTTTCTTTGTTACCGTCGGTGCGAAAGCAGATTTAGGAGTCCTCAATCCTGCAATTGCTGAAAATCGTGAAGGGTTAGTTATTGCTGCTTTTTTAATTGTAGTGGCAATTATTGGTAAAGTGATCACTGGTTGGGCAGTCTTTAATCAACCGCAAATTAATCGTTTAGCCATTGGGATAGGAATGATTCCTCGGGGTGAAGTAGGATTAGTTTTTGCTGGAATTGGTTCAGCTAGTGGCGTGCTGAGTAAACCTTTGGAAGCTGCCATTATTATTATGGTAATTTTAACTACCTTTTTAGCTCCACCTTTATTACGTTGGGCTTTTAAAGGAGATGAAGAAGCTATCGAACAAGCAGATTTAGCAGAGTCTTAA
- the bicA gene encoding bicarbonate transporter BicA, with product MNITNKINFRNLRGDLFGGLTTAVVSLPLALAFGVASGAGPVAGLWGAVCVGFFAALFGGTPTLISEPTGPMTVVMTAVIAKLTASDPENGMAMAFTVVMLAGIFQILFGFFRLGKYITLMPYSVISGFMSGIGVILVILQIAPFVGQPSPKGGVLGTVQAIPELLSNINPIEAILGILTLAIIFLMPSKFKRYAPPQLVALIIGTVVSLVFFGNAEIRRIGEIPMGLPQFQMPVFTPAQLTLIFVDAIVLGMLGCIDTLLTAVIADSLTRTEHKSNKELIGQGIGNLVSGICGGLPGAGATMGTVVNIQTGATSALSGITRALILLVVVLGAANLTEPIPMAVLAGIALKVGLDILDWSFLKRSHKVSVKGTLIMYGVLFLTVFVDLIVAVGVGVFIANILTIDRLSELRSQEVKTISDADDDINLTPEEKRLLDRANGRVLLFYLSGPMIFGVAKAIAREHSAMPDADALIMDLSDVPMVGVTAALAIENAIQDAADKGLHVFVVGATQKVMTRLERLGIQRFVPAQNFIPNRLEALQQAVTLTGGNVVEAGFNATGDYPTNLDPAI from the coding sequence ATGAACATAACCAACAAAATTAATTTTAGAAATTTACGAGGAGATCTATTTGGTGGTTTAACTACCGCAGTTGTCTCCTTACCCCTAGCTCTCGCCTTCGGGGTTGCCTCTGGGGCTGGCCCAGTAGCAGGTTTATGGGGTGCAGTCTGTGTTGGCTTTTTTGCTGCTTTATTTGGCGGTACACCGACATTAATTTCTGAGCCGACCGGACCAATGACTGTAGTCATGACTGCGGTAATTGCCAAGCTAACAGCTTCTGATCCTGAAAATGGCATGGCGATGGCATTCACCGTTGTTATGTTAGCAGGGATTTTTCAAATTCTGTTTGGTTTCTTTAGACTGGGTAAATACATCACTCTGATGCCCTATAGTGTTATCTCTGGCTTTATGTCTGGGATTGGAGTGATTCTAGTTATTCTTCAGATTGCTCCTTTTGTCGGACAACCTAGTCCAAAAGGTGGGGTATTAGGTACAGTTCAAGCAATACCCGAACTGCTTTCCAATATTAATCCCATAGAAGCTATTTTAGGAATTTTAACCCTGGCAATTATTTTCTTAATGCCATCGAAATTCAAACGCTATGCTCCACCTCAATTAGTAGCTTTGATTATTGGGACAGTAGTTTCCCTTGTTTTCTTTGGTAATGCAGAGATTAGAAGAATTGGCGAAATCCCAATGGGATTACCACAATTCCAGATGCCCGTTTTTACTCCTGCTCAACTAACACTTATTTTTGTTGATGCAATTGTGTTAGGAATGTTGGGATGTATTGATACCTTACTCACCGCAGTAATTGCTGATAGTTTAACTCGTACTGAACATAAATCGAATAAAGAATTAATTGGGCAAGGTATTGGTAACTTAGTTTCTGGTATCTGTGGAGGATTACCTGGTGCTGGTGCAACGATGGGTACAGTAGTTAATATTCAGACTGGTGCTACTTCCGCTTTATCTGGTATTACTCGTGCCTTAATTTTATTAGTAGTTGTTTTGGGTGCTGCTAACCTAACCGAACCAATTCCCATGGCAGTATTAGCAGGTATTGCTCTCAAAGTGGGGTTAGATATTCTCGACTGGAGTTTCCTCAAACGTTCTCACAAAGTATCAGTTAAAGGTACTTTGATTATGTACGGTGTGTTATTTCTAACTGTTTTTGTTGATTTGATTGTTGCAGTTGGTGTTGGGGTCTTTATTGCTAATATTTTAACCATTGATCGTCTTTCTGAGCTTCGCTCTCAAGAAGTTAAGACTATTAGTGATGCTGATGATGATATTAATCTGACTCCTGAAGAAAAACGATTACTAGACCGTGCTAATGGTCGTGTTCTCCTCTTTTATCTCAGCGGGCCAATGATCTTTGGCGTTGCAAAAGCTATTGCTCGTGAACACTCAGCTATGCCTGATGCGGATGCTTTGATTATGGATTTAAGTGATGTGCCAATGGTGGGTGTAACTGCTGCTTTAGCGATTGAGAATGCCATTCAAGATGCTGCGGATAAAGGACTTCATGTTTTTGTGGTCGGTGCAACTCAAAAAGTAATGACTCGCTTAGAACGTTTAGGTATTCAAAGATTTGTTCCTGCCCAAAACTTTATTCCTAATCGTCTTGAAGCACTACAACAAGCTGTTACTTTAACTGGTGGCAATGTAGTTGAAGCTGGTTTTAATGCTACTGGCGATTATCCTACTAATCTCGATCCTGCGATCTAA
- a CDS encoding tetratricopeptide repeat protein, with the protein MNRKTLQRVLVLLFGLAFIGSTAFMLVGSIFSNDSQPPASTATTPSNEEQLQAQIRGYEKVLAREPNNPTALQGLVQARLALQDLPGAIEPLEKLVQLYPQEPELKALLEAVKQQSSQNPQSKP; encoded by the coding sequence ATGAATCGAAAAACGCTACAAAGAGTTTTAGTTTTACTGTTTGGTTTAGCTTTTATTGGCTCAACTGCATTTATGTTAGTTGGTAGTATTTTTAGTAACGATTCCCAACCTCCTGCCTCTACAGCAACAACTCCTTCCAATGAAGAACAATTACAGGCACAAATTCGTGGTTACGAAAAAGTTTTAGCTAGAGAACCAAATAATCCAACAGCGTTACAGGGATTAGTCCAAGCTCGTCTAGCTCTCCAAGATTTACCAGGAGCTATTGAACCTTTAGAAAAACTAGTTCAATTGTATCCTCAAGAACCAGAACTTAAAGCACTACTCGAAGCTGTTAAACAACAATCGTCTCAAAATCCGCAATCAAAACCTTAG
- a CDS encoding allophycocyanin subunit alpha-B — protein MSVVSQVILKADDELRYPSSGELEGIKKFLTTGEQRVRIAETLAESEKKIVDKASKELFRIHPEYRSPGGNSYGQKQYNQCIRDFGWYLRLVTYGVLSGDKEPIENTGLIGVREMYNSLNVPVPGMVDAIRCLKDAALALLTNEDAKEAAPYFDYIIQAMS, from the coding sequence ATGAGCGTAGTTAGTCAAGTTATACTCAAAGCCGACGATGAACTCCGCTATCCCAGTAGCGGAGAACTAGAAGGAATTAAAAAATTTTTAACAACTGGTGAACAACGAGTACGCATTGCTGAAACTTTAGCAGAAAGCGAAAAGAAAATTGTTGATAAAGCCAGTAAAGAGTTATTCAGAATTCATCCTGAATACAGATCTCCAGGCGGTAATTCCTACGGTCAAAAGCAATACAATCAGTGTATTCGTGATTTTGGCTGGTATTTAAGGTTAGTTACCTATGGAGTACTTTCAGGAGATAAAGAACCAATTGAAAACACTGGTTTAATTGGTGTCAGAGAAATGTATAACTCCCTAAACGTTCCTGTCCCTGGAATGGTTGATGCAATTCGCTGTTTGAAAGATGCTGCTTTAGCTCTTCTCACTAACGAAGATGCCAAAGAAGCTGCTCCATACTTTGATTACATTATCCAAGCTATGTCCTAG
- a CDS encoding lipoate--protein ligase family protein has protein sequence MNEQVWRLLPLMSASGEVQMAIDLWLLQQHKQKQHPPTLRFYTWSEATISVGYHQKDYPSFWHELTWQGKPLQIVRRPTGGRAVLHQGDLTYAVIASFERGKRLEVYQQICQFLMTGWRSLGLHLSYGKDTSSYRDQDNCFATATSADLITATGAKVIGSAQLRQGKAILQHGSMAIATEPELYTQVFAQPAPQPIKNLLPNSVNFSTAKISEVLTKAASQCFKINLIEQPLSAAEWQDIFTNCPSLTY, from the coding sequence ATGAATGAACAAGTTTGGCGTTTACTTCCTTTAATGTCAGCCTCTGGGGAAGTTCAAATGGCAATAGATCTTTGGTTACTTCAACAACACAAACAAAAACAACATCCGCCTACTTTACGATTTTATACATGGTCTGAAGCAACCATTTCTGTAGGCTATCATCAAAAAGATTATCCTTCGTTTTGGCACGAGCTAACTTGGCAAGGAAAACCTTTGCAAATAGTTCGTCGTCCGACTGGAGGCAGGGCAGTATTACATCAAGGAGATCTGACTTATGCAGTTATTGCTTCTTTTGAGCGAGGGAAAAGATTAGAAGTTTATCAACAAATTTGTCAGTTTTTAATGACAGGATGGCGATCGCTTGGACTGCATTTATCTTATGGTAAAGATACTAGTTCTTATCGTGATCAAGATAATTGTTTTGCCACAGCAACGAGTGCAGACTTAATTACTGCAACAGGAGCTAAAGTAATTGGTAGCGCGCAACTACGCCAAGGTAAAGCTATTTTACAACATGGTTCAATGGCGATCGCGACCGAACCAGAATTATACACTCAAGTCTTTGCTCAACCAGCCCCTCAACCAATCAAAAACTTACTACCCAACTCAGTTAATTTTTCTACTGCTAAGATTTCAGAAGTCTTGACCAAAGCAGCTAGCCAGTGTTTTAAAATTAATTTGATCGAGCAACCTTTATCTGCTGCCGAATGGCAAGATATTTTTACGAATTGCCCGTCGCTAACATACTAA
- a CDS encoding YbjN domain-containing protein yields the protein MSNQVANLDLGNNQLIDEFMENQSSHQEVIETVISSLDQEDTAMVNHSDEGILWKFQYGSVEVFVQLTGETEDDLLTVWASVLQLPAKDETKLMRKLLEMNWAGTFETCFSIVENRVVVSAQRTLTDLYPSEISRVITLVATIADDNDEALQAEFGMN from the coding sequence ATGAGTAATCAAGTTGCAAATCTAGACCTAGGTAACAATCAATTGATTGATGAATTCATGGAAAATCAATCTAGCCATCAAGAAGTAATCGAAACCGTTATTTCCAGCTTAGATCAAGAAGATACTGCTATGGTGAATCATAGCGACGAAGGCATTTTATGGAAATTTCAGTACGGTAGTGTTGAAGTATTTGTTCAGTTGACAGGAGAAACAGAAGACGACTTGCTAACAGTTTGGGCAAGTGTACTGCAATTACCTGCTAAAGATGAAACAAAGTTGATGCGTAAATTGCTAGAAATGAATTGGGCAGGAACTTTTGAAACTTGTTTTAGTATTGTGGAAAATCGAGTAGTCGTATCCGCCCAAAGAACTTTGACAGATCTTTACCCCAGTGAAATTTCGCGAGTTATTACTTTGGTTGCCACAATTGCAGATGATAATGATGAAGCTTTACAAGCAGAATTTGGCATGAATTAG